The segment AATTAATCGGAGATCATCACTTAGGTTTTGGTGCACCTGCATCATCATCGAGTTCCTCAAATATCCTGAAGATTGCGGTCATCCCTCCAGCAATACCGAGAACCAACAAAACACAAGTAAACACAAATCTGGTTCCCAGACGGGCATCCAGCAGGCGGCCGAGCCACACCCCAAAGCCAGCACTAAAAACCATGGTCAGGCCAACCTGGGTCAATAAGGATAAGTACCGCAAGAACTCAGCGCCTTTTCGAACCATGGGAGCCACCGCCTCAAAATAACTGGAGCCCTTAGTACATAATCATAACCGTCTTTCCATATTGAGTCAATACTTGGGGACAAAGGACAACGGCACAAGCAGGAACTGCTGCACTAAGAAGAATAATCCCGTCGGTGGATGTGAGGAATTCGCTCGTCTCCAGGAATGCTTTCAGAAGCTAGGACAAGCCTTAGTCCCGCAACTCACCACCGGTGCGCCAAAGAATGTCGTTTCCCCCTTGCCTGACTTTTCAAAAAAGCCGTTCGACAGCAGAATCCAACATTCCCACATCGGCTAAAGCATCAAGGACCGTGTAGCGCTCCCTCACTACCGTGGCTTGACGTACGGCCCTGTGGAAATCCTCCCTGGAGATACCATAGTCCTCAAGGGACGATGGTGCGTTGATAGCGGCCAGTACCCGTCTTACCTGTTCAGGGTCTGGCAACCAGCTGCCGATTTCCCTCTGCAGCCAGGGAAGAGCCTCCTTTAGCCTCTGGAATTGAATGTGCCGCAGCTCTGGATCCTGGTACCGCGTGACACTGCCCCAAGATACCTCGGGTTGCCAGAGGGCGGGCTCCTTGGGCAAGTCCCTCGGAGAAAGGGATAAAAAGCTCCTGTACAATTCCAAGGACACCGGAAGCGTCAAAGCGATCCGAAGTCCATGGAGCAATCTGGGTTCCCCTGCCTCGAACTCCATCATCTCCAGGACGTGCCCAATGGCGTGTTCACTGCCCGATGCCGGCCTACTCGTTCCCGCCAGCAACATGGCAATTCCAGACTTCAACAATCCCTCCGTCAAAACTCTGATTCCCTCGACAGTCCGCAGATCCCTAGCCCAATCCACCTGCAAACACAAGCTGACAGCCTCCCGCGTCAACGTGTAGGCCCTAGAGCAGACTGACTCACCGGTGATGCAGTGGGCCAATTGCCAATCGGCCAAAGAGGTAAACTTGCCTAGAAGGTCGGCTATTCCTGCGGCAATCATCTCCGAGGGAGCGTCCCTTAACACTTCCAGATCCGCCATAATCACCCTGGGAGCGGGCAATCCGTAGGAACTCTTCCGCACACCTCGGCGAATCAAGGCAGCTACACCACAGGCGTATCCATCCATGGAGGGGGCTGTAGGCACCATTACATAGGGCATACGGATCTTCCCCGCCACAAACTTGACCAGGTCGCTGATGGTCCCCGAGCCAACCGCCACGAGAAACTGTGCCTTTAGGGGCACCTGGTCGAAAATATCCACTAGGTACTCCGCCGTCGGATAGACCTTTCGGGACTGGTCGAAGACAAGCATCTCCATGGGAAAGCCCGCATCCT is part of the Bacillota bacterium genome and harbors:
- a CDS encoding AtpZ/AtpI family protein translates to MTQVGLTMVFSAGFGVWLGRLLDARLGTRFVFTCVLLVLGIAGGMTAIFRIFEELDDDAGAPKPK
- a CDS encoding sn-glycerol-1-phosphate dehydrogenase; protein product: MPLFTQEELSYGGDCSCGQRHLVSIQRIILEENLLPQVGGLLAGLGFTGCGFLVADSNTYTVAGKYVFQSLKDAGFPMEMLVFDQSRKVYPTAEYLVDIFDQVPLKAQFLVAVGSGTISDLVKFVAGKIRMPYVMVPTAPSMDGYACGVAALIRRGVRKSSYGLPAPRVIMADLEVLRDAPSEMIAAGIADLLGKFTSLADWQLAHCITGESVCSRAYTLTREAVSLCLQVDWARDLRTVEGIRVLTEGLLKSGIAMLLAGTSRPASGSEHAIGHVLEMMEFEAGEPRLLHGLRIALTLPVSLELYRSFLSLSPRDLPKEPALWQPEVSWGSVTRYQDPELRHIQFQRLKEALPWLQREIGSWLPDPEQVRRVLAAINAPSSLEDYGISREDFHRAVRQATVVRERYTVLDALADVGMLDSAVERLF